The Gracilibacillus caseinilyticus genome segment ATAATATGGCAATTGCGATTAATCAGGGCTCATTTGCGAAAGCCTATAATATCGGAACCGGTTCAAATTGGAGAATAAATATTAAGAAAAAGAGTTAAGGGGATCAATCGATGTTCAGCTTGTTAACAGAATTAAAATACTTATTTAAAAGATTTGTCCTCATAGCTAATGTATTACCTGCACTGTTAGGTTTTATAATTGCAGCTAGATATTATGACATTTCATTTATAGATTACTTGCTTCCTTTTGGCTTATTACTTGTCGGAAGCGGGATGCTGGTAGCCGGTGCTTTAACATTAAATAACTGGCTAGAGGCCGATGTGGATAAATTAATGGAACGAACAAAACAACGTCCTACTGTAACGGGCTCTTTATCATTAAAGACAATACTGGGACTTGGGATAGCCCTGAGCGTCATAGGACAAGCTATGTTATTTTTTATTAACTTAGAAGTTGCTATTTACGGCTTTATCGGCTGGTACACATACGTTGTTGTCTATACCGTCTGGACGAAGCGAAGGGTGACGTGGAATACGCATGTTGGCAGCTTATCAGGAGCTGTCACGCCGTTAATGGGATGGGCTGTCGTGGATAGCACGATACATTCAATTCCGCTCAGTCTGTTCGCGGTCATGTTCCTATGGCAAATGCCACATACGTATGCCATCTCCATTCGTAAATATGATGATTATGCGAGAGCAGGACTGAAGATGCTCCCTGTCGTGAGAGGGTACGATGTAACCGTAAGACGGACAAATATTTACCTTGGTTTACTCCTCTTGATTCCATTATTCGTATCAGGATTCAGCCCCATTTTTTATATCCTCGTCACGGTCGTCAATATCAGCTGGCTAGTAATTGGCTTAAGTGGATTTAAAACAGGGTCGATTAAAAAGTGGGCGAATTTATTGTTTGCAAGTTCACTAGCTTATTTATTGACGGTATTTCTTCTGTATGTGATATTTGTATAGCTTTCAGCTCAAGTGGCCATAAAAGTAGCGAAAGTGGCCGTAAAACATTCAAAAGTGGCCATAAAATAAAAAACCGGAGCGTGCGTAGCTCCGGTTTTTCTTAATCATCATCATTTTTACGTGAGATCGAAATCATATCGCCGGTATAAGCGTCAATTTCCAACTCGACTTTTTCATTGTTAGTGGTACGGATTTCAATTTCATAATAGGTTTGACCGTCGTCTTCATCCAATTCAAATTCAATGATGTCACCATCATATTCCTCTAACGCAATCGATCTTGCTTCGTCACTTGATATTAATGCTTGCTTATTGGACTGTGCTGCATCATCAGAAGGTTGGTTGTTCGTGTCGTCCTGAGCAGTACCATCAGCTGAGTCGTCTTGTGATTGATCATCTTTAGCAGCTGTGGACTGGTTGTTTGTCATTTTTTCATCAAGTTCCAGGATCTCCCCAGTTTCGGCATCAATGGTTAAATCGTAGTGACGGTCCGTTCCTTCTATATCAATTTCATATACTTTTCGGTTATTTTCTTCTTCTAATTCGATTTCTTTGATATCACCAGAAAACTGGCTGGTTGCTTTTTGTTTCGCTTCATCCTCTGACAAGTAAGCGCTCGCCTGATTGGATGTGAATTGAAGAATACCAAGAACAGCACCGACTACAACTAACCCTGTAAGAATAATATAAAACGTTTTGTTTTTCATAACTCATCTCTCCTTTTCTTTGTTAGTTATAGTCTATCCAATCACTATGAGTGCATCGTGAGAGGAAAATGAGAATTTGATGAGAAAATAAATAGTGTTTTCTTATTTAGGAATCTCTATCGTAAAGGTAGAACCATTGCCGGGCTGACTGTCCAGCTTGATATCACCACCATGTAATTGTACGATCTGATGACAAATCGCAAGCCCCAATCCTGTACCGCCTGCTTGCCTGCTTCTTGCTTTATCCACACGATAAAATCGTTCAAATATCTGCTTTTGATCCTCTTCTGCTAACCCTTCTCCTTGATCTGTAATCGAAAGGTGTATATGGCTATCAGACTCCTTAATCTGGACTAGAACATCCTCATCACTGTATTTACAAGCATTATCCATTACAATATAGATAGCCTGTTGTATCTTTGACCGATCCGCACTGATCGTAACATCATTAGCGGTATGCTGGGTGAACTTGATTTCACGTTGATATGCTGTTGATAGCGAACGGACAACATCCCGTGTCATTTCACTTATATTGATTGGTGTCATGGATATGCTTTCCTGTCCCTGATTCTTGGCCAAAAGAAGCATTTGCTCAGTTAAGTGATTCATCCGCTCTGCTTCAGATAAAATTGCACCCGTCGCCTCATCAAATATTTCCGGTTTATCTTTTCCGCGTCGGTGTAACAATTCTGTGTAGCTCGTGATTACTGACAGTGGGGTACGTAATTCATGAGAAGCATCGGAAACAAATCGGTCCTGGTTTTCGATATTTTCATTGATTCGTTCAATCATGGCGTTATAAGCTTGCTGCATCTGGCTGATTTCATCATTGTTTTTTTGATGGAGTGATAACTTTTCCCATTTGCCATGGTGCGGATTTCGCTTCATTTCGGTTGTCAATGATTGTACCGGTTTTGTCACCAATTTGGCCAGATAATAGCCCGCAACAAGTGCTGGAATCAGCATTAAACCAGCAGATAAAAAGAGGACAATCCGTAAAATAGACAGGCCATCCTCCATGGCGTACAATGCTTCGCTGACCTGTAACGTCACAATCGATCCATCGGTCCAAATCAGAGGAACAGCAATTTGTGCATAAGGACTACCATCTGCACTAGTCGCCAAACGTTGCTCTTCTGTTTTTGTATAATGAGAAGGCCAGTTAAGAAACGACGGTTCTTTTGCTTTCTCATCTATCATCTCGCCTTGTGGGTCAATGATCCGAATCATACTGTTAGCAGGAAGCAATGCTTGTAGCAGTCGTTCGTTTTCAATATCTGCTGTCTTGTTTTTAGCAATGGCTTCCATAATATTTTCGACATCATTGTGGACGCGATTTAGTTCATTTTCACTGACTCTGTTTTCATAAAGAAGATAAACAGCACTATTTATAATCAAAATGACAAGTATTAAGAAAACGGTCAGAAAGATTTGGATTTTTGTACGTAATTTCATGATTTTGCATCCTTTATTGTATAGCCTACACCACGGATCGTCTGAATGGTGTTTTTTTGAAAAGGTTTGTCGATTTTGTTGCGAAGATAACGGATATACACATCAACAACATTGGTATCCCCAGCATAATCAAAGCCCCATACGTGCTCAAGCAATTGTTCTCTCGTTAATACTTGGTTTTTATGTTGTAATAAAAACACCAATAAATCGTATTCGCGTGGGGTCAGTTCGATTAGCTGTGTACTGCGCGTCACATCTCTTGCCTGTAAGTCGATCGTTAAGTCGTCAAAGCCAAGCAGATGATCTTCGGTCTGAGCTGGTACTTTCTGTCGTAACTGAGCGCGAATTCTTGCTAATAATTCTTCCATTTGAAAAGGCTTGGTTATGTAATCATTTGCGCCCAGGTCCAGACCAGACACCTTATCATGCACTTCACCTCTTGCCGTTAACAACAGAATAGGTGTCATACTGTCGGTTTTTCGGTAGCGTCTTAAAATTTCTAATCCGCTCATTCCTGGAAGCATAATATCTAACAAAAGCAAATCATATGTATGTTGCTGCAACAGTTGAAAAGCAGTCTGCCCGTCATGGGCGGTTGTCGTTTGATAATTCTCATAACCGAGTTCCAACTCCACAACACGTGCCAGCTTTTCTTCATCTTCTACGATAAGAATATGTGTCATCCGTTCATCCTCCTTTGCCACTAAATATAGCATATTTTCTTCTGATTACCTATCGTGGCAAATCTTTTTCATATTTTTTTCGTAAAGCGCTCAGACGTTCCAATCGCTCGATATTTTGTTCTTTTTCTTTCATGCTGAGACCGAGGATCATATTTTCAATCAAAAGTGTTGGTGCGACCATCGAATGGAACTCATTGGTATCGCCTCTGCTTGCAAACAGTGTGATCGTAGCAAGAGAGGTGAAATCGGCAATTAATTGATCCGTGATCATGATCGTCTGATAGTGGATGTCACGTTGATATTCGAGGACAATCTTCTCCTCGGGTAGTAATCTTCCGAAGGCGAATAATACGACGACATCTTGATTGGTCAAGTGGAGTAAGTCCTCTAATATTTCATTACCATGATGTTCAATCAGTTGAATGGTGATACCAAACCGCTTGATACGATAGACGAATAATTCGCCTAAACCTTTCGATGGTCCGGTGGCAAGCACATAAACTTTCTTTGCGCGGAACAGGCAGTCGATGGCTTGCTGAAATTTAGCAGGATGCAAGTTGTCGAAAGTCTCCTGCAAAAGCGAAATGCTCTTCTCCATCGTTAAGTATGTTTTTTGCTGGGCGGGATTGGGCTGAATGCCTCTTATTTTTCGGGCAGGGGATACTTCTAATTCCTTTTTCATCTGCTGCTTAAAGGCTTTTAAATTCTGATAACCGATCACTGGCCAAAAACGGGAAACCGATGCAATGCTGATGCCGATTTCTGAGGCAATCTCCTTCTCCGTTGAAAGTAATACCTGTTGCAGATGCTTGGAAATATAATTAGCAATTTTTATTTGATTCTGCGTTAAATTTGCCTTGTCGACTTGTAGCGGTACCATCAAAGCTCCTCCTTAATCCTCTGTAATAGTGTAAATAATTATCGGTGCTTATTAGCAAATTAGATGAAATCATTGTAGCAAAAATTCAAGTCTATCAGAGCTTAATGATAAAAAAATTACATAATGATAATAAAAGTTAACAAATTTACATTTCTTTAACTTTTTTTGAATAGTAGGTTAATAATACAATTCTACAATGAAAGTAACCAAATAAAGGAGGTAAGATCAATGGCTACAATAAACAAGCGTTACACACTAACACAGTCACAGAAGATGATGGTATTTATTTTGTCGATGTCGTTGTATGGTTTGTCGAACATGATTACAGAATTGGTGCCTAGTGCAAAGCTTGGCCCGATTGAATTTTCCATTGAGTATTTCGCTTTTATCCCATTAACATTATGTATTCTGTTTCATCCGCTCTATGCTGCAATTGGAGCATCACTTGGTGAAATAATTTTCGGTGAATTGATGCTCGGTCAATTCGGTGGTTTTGGTGAATTAGAGAAATTTATCGCTTTTTCTTTAGCGATGTATGTGGCAGGTACATTTGTCCGTGATCCAAAAAACCTTAAGCAGGTTGGAACGGCGGCAATCCTCGGGGTAATCATTCATCAGGCGATCAGCTGTACAGTAGATATTATGAAGGTCTGGGTCGGAGTGGAAGAATTAGAAGCCGTTCCAGGACTTGCGGAAAGTGTTGTCGTCATTGAAGGGATTTCTTTCTTTAATGATGTGTTATTCTCAGGGATTTTGTTCGCCCTATTACCAACTTTATATTTAGTTCGACGTTTATACGGGAAAATCGAACCGTTATTAGGAATGAAACCACGAGATCGTCATGATCGTTACCCATTAAAAGAAGTAATGGGACCACGAATTGTCGCAACTGGAATTATTTTAGCGTGTGCTGCTTTCCTTTTTGAATACTTATCGGAAGTAGGTTTCAATGTCGAATGGGAAGCAGATTTTCTGGAAATATACGGTGATGGCTTCATTTGGGTAAGTCTGGGTGCTGCTCTCCTTGTTGCAGTCATCACGATTAGCGTCATGCTAGCGAAAAAGTCTAAATCAAAAGTATCTGATCAACAGGAGGAAAAGATTCCGTCATGACACATCAAATAAAAATAAAGGATGTTACGTTTCAATATCCGGGTGCAGACGAGCCGGTATTACATAACGTAAATCTGACAATAGAAAAAGGGGATTTTGTTGCGGTTTTAGGTGGCAATGGCAGTGGAAAATCGACCATGTGTAAATTGTTAAATGGTTTGATTCCGCATTATTATGTCGGTGATTTTTCCGGCGAGGTGCTAGTGAAAGGATTAAAAACGACAGATTATAAAGTCGCTGAACTTTCCCATCATGTCGGCTATGTCTATCAGGATTTTGAAAATCAGATTGTCAGTCCACGAGTGTTGGAGGATGCTTGCTTTGCTCCTCTGCACTATGGACTTGCTGATTATCGTGAGCGGGCTTTACATGCTCTCGAGATTGTAGGGTTAGCTGATTTGCAAGATTCATTTATCTGGCAGCTCAGTGGCGGTCAAAAGCACTTGCTCGCCTTAGCTAGTATCTTATCATTAAATCCGGATATCATCATCATCGATGAGCCGGTAGCACAGCTGGATCCCCGTCATGCAAAAGACATTTATGATATTTTGGCAGAACTGAATGAGGTTCATGGCAAGACAATTATCGTGATTGAGCATCATACCGAATTTGTCGCGTCCTATGCAAAAAAAGTAGTGCTTCTAGAGAAAGGGACGGTCCATTTTGACTTACCGGTGGAGGAAGCTCTGAATCAGGTGGATACGTTACTGAAGCATCAAATCTATCCGCCACAAGTAACACAAGCAGCAAGGCAGACAGGCATGAAAGACAACTTACCGGTTACGTTAGAGCAATGTGACAGCTGCTTCACTGGACAAGAACGTGCAATCGAATCGGTACCAGCTGATATACCACGGCAAAAACCGATTGTGACGTATGATCACGTGTCTTTTGCCTATAAGACCATCACACGGGAAAAAAGACAAGTGCTCCACGATATTAATTGTATGATTCATGAAGGTGATTATATCGCATTAGTCGGTAACAATGGTGCAGGGAAATCATCATTAATGCGCTTGATGACCGGTCTTGTCAAGCCAGCTGACGGTCAAGTCATGATTGGTGGTGAAAATACGAGATCATTGCCGCCAGAATTTTTGGCTGAGAAGATCACTTATATTCATCAGAATCCTGAGCAAATGTTTATTGATGATTGTGTCGAAAAAGATGTGGCTTTCTATATGAAATCACGTAAAATCAAAGGCTATCAAGATTACGTGCAAGCACTGCTCGAGCAATTTGAATTGACAGAACTAAGAGAGCGGGACAGTCGTTTGTTAAGCGGTGGACAGCAACGTCGTGCATCACTAGCGATTGGTGTCGGCATGCATCCGGAGATCATGCTGCTGGATGAACCAACTGCTAATCTTGATATCGCTACGAGAAAGCATATTACCAGATTGCTAGATGAATTAAAATCCCAGTTGAAGGCTGTTGTTATCGCAACACACGATATGCAATTAGCTTGTGAGTTTGCTAATCGAATCATTGTCATGCACAACGGCAGGATTATCCATGATGGTGACCGGGCGTCTGTATTTGAAAATTTTCGATTATTAGAAAAAGCAGGTCTTGAAGCACCACAAATTTTTTCGTTATCTCAACAGCTTGGTTGGCAACAGCCAGCCTATACCGTAGAGGAATTTGTCAATCGCTATCAGAGAGAGGAAGTTAGCAATGGAATATACGCGTAAATTTGCTGATAAATTATCGGTTGAACAAATGAAAATAGAATTATTAAACACAGCCTATGGCAATGACCATACCTTCTTGGCAAAATTAGATCCAAGAACATTGTTTATCTGGTATTTGTTCTTTGGTATTGTGCCTTGGTTTCTCCATGATGTAAAAGTTCTGATCGGTATGTGTGCATTTATGATCATTACCACTTATATGGCGAAAATCAGTCCGCTGATCATTTTTATTTTGTGCTTAGGTTTATTGGGCCAGGGTGGTTATCTTTTAATTGTTTCCTTCTTTTTTGGCGGGGATTTATCAACAATCCTGCCATTGTTAGTGCTGACACTAAAGTTATCCACGATTTCTTTAGCAAGCATTACTGTTTTTTGTTCGATGAATCCAGATAAATTAAGTGATGGTTTGTTGAAAATTAAAGTGCCTGGTCAGGTATCATTCAGTATCGCTTACGGATACCGGATGCTGCCTACATTACTTGAGGAATATCACCACGTTTTTCAATCGTTTCGCCTACGTGGGAAAGCTCCGAAAAAACGAGGTTTCTTATATATTAAATCGATCACCTATTTTGTCAAAATCGCGATGTTCTCCTTTTACCCGCTGTTATTATCAACTGCTAAACGGGCAAGAACAACGGTGGAAGCATTAGAAACAAAAGGCAGCATGTATGGCTTTAATCACCCGGAAGTTCGCAAATTGAAGCTAGCTGCACTGAAAATGAAACGAAATGATTATTTCTTTTTAATCGGATCGAGTGTGTATGTTTTCGCATTATTTATTTTACTATAGGAAGGTGTTTACAGATGATTATCGATTTTCATAGTCATGTCAAAATTTCAAAAAAATCAACATTTATGCCAGATTATTTTCGCGAAATGATGGCAGAAGCAAAACAAAACGGCTTAACGGCATTGGCCTTAACGGAACATTTTAACACAAGCCGTTTCATGGATATTTATCACTTTTTGGATGCCAATTACACGTATGTGAATGGTTATTATGAGGTGGATGGTTTAAAACTGTTTCCAGGAGTCGAGGTGGATGTCTGTGAAACAGGGCATATTTTACTGATAGGTTCTCGGGCAAATGTTATAGCGGTTCGTGAGCAATTAACAGGCAATTTGACGA includes the following:
- a CDS encoding PepSY domain-containing protein, translating into MKNKTFYIILTGLVVVGAVLGILQFTSNQASAYLSEDEAKQKATSQFSGDIKEIELEEENNRKVYEIDIEGTDRHYDLTIDAETGEILELDEKMTNNQSTAAKDDQSQDDSADGTAQDDTNNQPSDDAAQSNKQALISSDEARSIALEEYDGDIIEFELDEDDGQTYYEIEIRTTNNEKVELEIDAYTGDMISISRKNDDD
- a CDS encoding MurR/RpiR family transcriptional regulator, whose protein sequence is MVPLQVDKANLTQNQIKIANYISKHLQQVLLSTEKEIASEIGISIASVSRFWPVIGYQNLKAFKQQMKKELEVSPARKIRGIQPNPAQQKTYLTMEKSISLLQETFDNLHPAKFQQAIDCLFRAKKVYVLATGPSKGLGELFVYRIKRFGITIQLIEHHGNEILEDLLHLTNQDVVVLFAFGRLLPEEKIVLEYQRDIHYQTIMITDQLIADFTSLATITLFASRGDTNEFHSMVAPTLLIENMILGLSMKEKEQNIERLERLSALRKKYEKDLPR
- a CDS encoding cell division protein FtsQ, with the translated sequence MATINKRYTLTQSQKMMVFILSMSLYGLSNMITELVPSAKLGPIEFSIEYFAFIPLTLCILFHPLYAAIGASLGEIIFGELMLGQFGGFGELEKFIAFSLAMYVAGTFVRDPKNLKQVGTAAILGVIIHQAISCTVDIMKVWVGVEELEAVPGLAESVVVIEGISFFNDVLFSGILFALLPTLYLVRRLYGKIEPLLGMKPRDRHDRYPLKEVMGPRIVATGIILACAAFLFEYLSEVGFNVEWEADFLEIYGDGFIWVSLGAALLVAVITISVMLAKKSKSKVSDQQEEKIPS
- a CDS encoding sensor histidine kinase; this encodes MKLRTKIQIFLTVFLILVILIINSAVYLLYENRVSENELNRVHNDVENIMEAIAKNKTADIENERLLQALLPANSMIRIIDPQGEMIDEKAKEPSFLNWPSHYTKTEEQRLATSADGSPYAQIAVPLIWTDGSIVTLQVSEALYAMEDGLSILRIVLFLSAGLMLIPALVAGYYLAKLVTKPVQSLTTEMKRNPHHGKWEKLSLHQKNNDEISQMQQAYNAMIERINENIENQDRFVSDASHELRTPLSVITSYTELLHRRGKDKPEIFDEATGAILSEAERMNHLTEQMLLLAKNQGQESISMTPINISEMTRDVVRSLSTAYQREIKFTQHTANDVTISADRSKIQQAIYIVMDNACKYSDEDVLVQIKESDSHIHLSITDQGEGLAEEDQKQIFERFYRVDKARSRQAGGTGLGLAICHQIVQLHGGDIKLDSQPGNGSTFTIEIPK
- the cyoE gene encoding heme o synthase, yielding MFSLLTELKYLFKRFVLIANVLPALLGFIIAARYYDISFIDYLLPFGLLLVGSGMLVAGALTLNNWLEADVDKLMERTKQRPTVTGSLSLKTILGLGIALSVIGQAMLFFINLEVAIYGFIGWYTYVVVYTVWTKRRVTWNTHVGSLSGAVTPLMGWAVVDSTIHSIPLSLFAVMFLWQMPHTYAISIRKYDDYARAGLKMLPVVRGYDVTVRRTNIYLGLLLLIPLFVSGFSPIFYILVTVVNISWLVIGLSGFKTGSIKKWANLLFASSLAYLLTVFLLYVIFV
- a CDS encoding ABC transporter ATP-binding protein encodes the protein MTHQIKIKDVTFQYPGADEPVLHNVNLTIEKGDFVAVLGGNGSGKSTMCKLLNGLIPHYYVGDFSGEVLVKGLKTTDYKVAELSHHVGYVYQDFENQIVSPRVLEDACFAPLHYGLADYRERALHALEIVGLADLQDSFIWQLSGGQKHLLALASILSLNPDIIIIDEPVAQLDPRHAKDIYDILAELNEVHGKTIIVIEHHTEFVASYAKKVVLLEKGTVHFDLPVEEALNQVDTLLKHQIYPPQVTQAARQTGMKDNLPVTLEQCDSCFTGQERAIESVPADIPRQKPIVTYDHVSFAYKTITREKRQVLHDINCMIHEGDYIALVGNNGAGKSSLMRLMTGLVKPADGQVMIGGENTRSLPPEFLAEKITYIHQNPEQMFIDDCVEKDVAFYMKSRKIKGYQDYVQALLEQFELTELRERDSRLLSGGQQRRASLAIGVGMHPEIMLLDEPTANLDIATRKHITRLLDELKSQLKAVVIATHDMQLACEFANRIIVMHNGRIIHDGDRASVFENFRLLEKAGLEAPQIFSLSQQLGWQQPAYTVEEFVNRYQREEVSNGIYA
- a CDS encoding response regulator transcription factor; amino-acid sequence: MTHILIVEDEEKLARVVELELGYENYQTTTAHDGQTAFQLLQQHTYDLLLLDIMLPGMSGLEILRRYRKTDSMTPILLLTARGEVHDKVSGLDLGANDYITKPFQMEELLARIRAQLRQKVPAQTEDHLLGFDDLTIDLQARDVTRSTQLIELTPREYDLLVFLLQHKNQVLTREQLLEHVWGFDYAGDTNVVDVYIRYLRNKIDKPFQKNTIQTIRGVGYTIKDAKS
- a CDS encoding energy-coupling factor transporter transmembrane component T family protein, encoding MEYTRKFADKLSVEQMKIELLNTAYGNDHTFLAKLDPRTLFIWYLFFGIVPWFLHDVKVLIGMCAFMIITTYMAKISPLIIFILCLGLLGQGGYLLIVSFFFGGDLSTILPLLVLTLKLSTISLASITVFCSMNPDKLSDGLLKIKVPGQVSFSIAYGYRMLPTLLEEYHHVFQSFRLRGKAPKKRGFLYIKSITYFVKIAMFSFYPLLLSTAKRARTTVEALETKGSMYGFNHPEVRKLKLAALKMKRNDYFFLIGSSVYVFALFILL